In Bombus affinis isolate iyBomAffi1 chromosome 11, iyBomAffi1.2, whole genome shotgun sequence, one genomic interval encodes:
- the LOC126921723 gene encoding ankyrin repeat and zinc finger domain-containing protein 1-like isoform X2: MISQLDDLVVSDSLSCSFCNTIFEDKAQQRLHYKLDWHRYNLKQRLNGLRPINEDKFNLLADEGNVSSLSGSDVESENEDETYASETGFGHCENKISIKNKKIEKKGKNTESVSDSSDTEYCDDIIKEKKVEALLVTANRHSKVFFENDDGNIFSIYRCLLHNKKEIPEVDNEMIAQALDSGRQTTWTVIMIGGGHFAAAVFQDGEPIVHKTFHSYTVRAKQGFAQSSRTTANHPKSAGASLRRYNEASLLQHVQDILESWSSHISNSSLILYRAVGPYNRTVLFGGKNPPLDKNDLRLRPLPFPTRRATFSEVKRVYDILSSMEIYGSASDFTDSFPISPRQPLRKKVSKADVSSEILEKIENVEYDSNATNNARNPQDSDKNKIPAQASPERQHKNSRSHIDRAKPRKSPCRPLPDIIARLAQSSSESELDQTGTSNIPMDVSLIEQELEVEFNENLLAFQDTVPRYMKNKKARRQKKKTKKDECVLNETLTNAKVKLWSACKLGDGELLSSVINDLVIQVKKFVELEEQNQEDVTVDFNSIVNKDDVKKLVNDANEDGNTMLHVAALGGHLKLVWQLLEIGSDPCNKNKKLQTPYAAANDKETRNTFRRFMGAYPDKFNYSKSQIPGPLTDEIEQEELEKKRQQRKIKREKDKLKRKEFELKKQEEDTKQRYLSLSDREKRALAAEQRILNQGCTMISRCFQCGVNMAGQVPFEYNSNRFCSMPCLKEHRLHNKVVI; encoded by the exons ATGATAAGTCAACTTGATGATTTAGTTGTATCTGATTCCTTAAGTTGTtcattttgtaatactatatttgAAGACAAAGCACAACAAAGACTGCATTATAAGTTAGATTGGCACCGGTATAATTTAAAACAGCGTTTGAATGGATTAAGACCTATTAATGAagataaatttaatcttttagCTGATGAAG GCAATGTTTCGAGTTTATCTGGAAGTGATGTAGAATCTGAAAATGAAGATGAGACATATGCCTCAGAAACAGGATTTGGTCATTGTGAAAATAAAATCTccattaaaaataagaaaattgaaaaaaaaggaaaaaatacagAGTCAGTTTCTGATAGTTCTGATACAGAATATTGTGATGACATTATCAAAGAGAAAAAAGTTGAGGCTTTATTAGTCACTGCAAATCGTCATTCAAAAGTTTTTTTTGAGAATGATGATGGAAATATATTTAGTATATATAGATGCTTACTTCACAACAAGAAG GAAATTCCAGAGGTAGACAATGAGATGATTGCTCAGGCACTGGACAGTGGGAGACAAACAACATGGACTGTCATCATGATTGGTGGAGGACATTTTGCTGCAGCTGTGTTTCAAG ATGGAGAACCTATTGTGCACAAAACATTTCATTCTTATACAGTACGCGCAAAACAGGGCTTTGCTCAAAGTTCACGTACAACAGCTAATCATCCAAAGAGTGCTGGAGCTAGTTTACGTCGTTATAATGAAGCATCTCTCCTTCAG cATGTGCAAGATATACTTGAATCATGGTCATCTCATATCAGTAATTCCTCTCTAATTTTATATAGAGCAGTTGGTCCATATAATCGTACTGTATTATTTGGAGGAAAAAATCCACCTTTAGATAAGAATGACTTAAGATTAAGGCCACTACCTTTTCCTACTCGTAGAGCAACATTTAGTGAAGTTAAAAGAGTGTATGACATTTTAAGTTCCATGGAAATTTATG GCTCTGCATCTGATTTTACAGATTCTTTTCCTATTTCACCACGTCAACCTCTTAGAAAAAAAGTTTCAAAAGCTGATGTATCTAGCGAAATTCTGGAGAAAATAGAGAATGTAGAGTATGATTCTAATGCTACCAATAACGCACGTAATCCACAAGATAGCGATAAGAATAAAATTCCCGCTCAAGCATCTCCCGAAAGACAACATAAGAATTCTCGATCTCATATAGATAGAGCAAAACCAAGAAAAAGTCCATGTCGCCCTTTACCCG ATATCATTGCTAGGTTAGCACAATCGTCTTCGGAATCAGAATTGGATCAAACAGGAACTTCTAATATTCCAATGGATGTTTCATTAATTGAACAAGAATTGGAAgtagaatttaatgaaaatttactCGCCTTTCAAGATACTGTGCCAAGATACATGAAGAATAAAAAAGCTCGTCGTCAGAAGAAAAAGACGAAAAAAGATG AATGCGTACTAAACGAAACTTTAACCAACGCTAAAGTTAAATTATGGTCTGCATGTAAATTAGGTGATGGTGAATTATTATCATCTGTAATTAATGATCTCGTAATTCAAGTAAAAAAGTTTGTGGAGTTGGAAGAACAAAATCAAGAGGACGTAACTGTAGATTTTAATTCAATTGTAAACAAAGATGATGTGAAGAAATTGGTAAATGATGCTAATGAAGATGGTAATACGATGTTACATGTAGCAGCTTTGGGTGGACACTTGAAATTAGTGTG GCAATTACTAGAAATTGGATCAGATCCTTGCAATAAAAATAAGAAGCTACAAACACCATATGCTGCGGCAAATGATAAGGAAACCAGAAATACTTTTAGAAGATTTATGGGCGCTTATCCTGACAAGTTCAATTATAGCAAA TCTCAAATACCTGGCCCACTTACTGATGAAATAGAACAAGAGGAATTAGAAAAAAAGAGAcaacaaagaaaaataaaacggGAGAAAGATAAATTGAAGAGAAAAGAATTTGAACTTAAAAAAcaagaagaagatacaaagcAAAGATATCTTAGTCTTAGTGACAGAGAAAAG AGAGCTTTAGCTGCAGAGCAACGTATTTTAAACCAAGGCTGCACCATGATTTCAAGATGCTTTCAATGCGGTGTGAATATGGCAGGTCAAGTGCCTTTTGAGTATAATTCCAATCGTTTCTGTTCTATGCCGTGCCTAAAGGAACATCGTCTTCACAACAAAGTTGTTATCTGA
- the LOC126921723 gene encoding ankyrin repeat and zinc finger domain-containing protein 1-like isoform X1, which produces MDHQIFKIYNQKDFNRITKGIKVAQCMQSRSSSVSGSERMISQLDDLVVSDSLSCSFCNTIFEDKAQQRLHYKLDWHRYNLKQRLNGLRPINEDKFNLLADEGNVSSLSGSDVESENEDETYASETGFGHCENKISIKNKKIEKKGKNTESVSDSSDTEYCDDIIKEKKVEALLVTANRHSKVFFENDDGNIFSIYRCLLHNKKEIPEVDNEMIAQALDSGRQTTWTVIMIGGGHFAAAVFQDGEPIVHKTFHSYTVRAKQGFAQSSRTTANHPKSAGASLRRYNEASLLQHVQDILESWSSHISNSSLILYRAVGPYNRTVLFGGKNPPLDKNDLRLRPLPFPTRRATFSEVKRVYDILSSMEIYGSASDFTDSFPISPRQPLRKKVSKADVSSEILEKIENVEYDSNATNNARNPQDSDKNKIPAQASPERQHKNSRSHIDRAKPRKSPCRPLPDIIARLAQSSSESELDQTGTSNIPMDVSLIEQELEVEFNENLLAFQDTVPRYMKNKKARRQKKKTKKDECVLNETLTNAKVKLWSACKLGDGELLSSVINDLVIQVKKFVELEEQNQEDVTVDFNSIVNKDDVKKLVNDANEDGNTMLHVAALGGHLKLVWQLLEIGSDPCNKNKKLQTPYAAANDKETRNTFRRFMGAYPDKFNYSKSQIPGPLTDEIEQEELEKKRQQRKIKREKDKLKRKEFELKKQEEDTKQRYLSLSDREKRALAAEQRILNQGCTMISRCFQCGVNMAGQVPFEYNSNRFCSMPCLKEHRLHNKVVI; this is translated from the exons ATGGAtcatcaaatatttaaaatatacaacCAGAAAGATTTTAACAGAATTACAAAGGGTATTAAAGTTGCACAATGTATGCAATCGCGATCGTCATCTG TTTCAGGAAGTGAGAGAATGATAAGTCAACTTGATGATTTAGTTGTATCTGATTCCTTAAGTTGTtcattttgtaatactatatttgAAGACAAAGCACAACAAAGACTGCATTATAAGTTAGATTGGCACCGGTATAATTTAAAACAGCGTTTGAATGGATTAAGACCTATTAATGAagataaatttaatcttttagCTGATGAAG GCAATGTTTCGAGTTTATCTGGAAGTGATGTAGAATCTGAAAATGAAGATGAGACATATGCCTCAGAAACAGGATTTGGTCATTGTGAAAATAAAATCTccattaaaaataagaaaattgaaaaaaaaggaaaaaatacagAGTCAGTTTCTGATAGTTCTGATACAGAATATTGTGATGACATTATCAAAGAGAAAAAAGTTGAGGCTTTATTAGTCACTGCAAATCGTCATTCAAAAGTTTTTTTTGAGAATGATGATGGAAATATATTTAGTATATATAGATGCTTACTTCACAACAAGAAG GAAATTCCAGAGGTAGACAATGAGATGATTGCTCAGGCACTGGACAGTGGGAGACAAACAACATGGACTGTCATCATGATTGGTGGAGGACATTTTGCTGCAGCTGTGTTTCAAG ATGGAGAACCTATTGTGCACAAAACATTTCATTCTTATACAGTACGCGCAAAACAGGGCTTTGCTCAAAGTTCACGTACAACAGCTAATCATCCAAAGAGTGCTGGAGCTAGTTTACGTCGTTATAATGAAGCATCTCTCCTTCAG cATGTGCAAGATATACTTGAATCATGGTCATCTCATATCAGTAATTCCTCTCTAATTTTATATAGAGCAGTTGGTCCATATAATCGTACTGTATTATTTGGAGGAAAAAATCCACCTTTAGATAAGAATGACTTAAGATTAAGGCCACTACCTTTTCCTACTCGTAGAGCAACATTTAGTGAAGTTAAAAGAGTGTATGACATTTTAAGTTCCATGGAAATTTATG GCTCTGCATCTGATTTTACAGATTCTTTTCCTATTTCACCACGTCAACCTCTTAGAAAAAAAGTTTCAAAAGCTGATGTATCTAGCGAAATTCTGGAGAAAATAGAGAATGTAGAGTATGATTCTAATGCTACCAATAACGCACGTAATCCACAAGATAGCGATAAGAATAAAATTCCCGCTCAAGCATCTCCCGAAAGACAACATAAGAATTCTCGATCTCATATAGATAGAGCAAAACCAAGAAAAAGTCCATGTCGCCCTTTACCCG ATATCATTGCTAGGTTAGCACAATCGTCTTCGGAATCAGAATTGGATCAAACAGGAACTTCTAATATTCCAATGGATGTTTCATTAATTGAACAAGAATTGGAAgtagaatttaatgaaaatttactCGCCTTTCAAGATACTGTGCCAAGATACATGAAGAATAAAAAAGCTCGTCGTCAGAAGAAAAAGACGAAAAAAGATG AATGCGTACTAAACGAAACTTTAACCAACGCTAAAGTTAAATTATGGTCTGCATGTAAATTAGGTGATGGTGAATTATTATCATCTGTAATTAATGATCTCGTAATTCAAGTAAAAAAGTTTGTGGAGTTGGAAGAACAAAATCAAGAGGACGTAACTGTAGATTTTAATTCAATTGTAAACAAAGATGATGTGAAGAAATTGGTAAATGATGCTAATGAAGATGGTAATACGATGTTACATGTAGCAGCTTTGGGTGGACACTTGAAATTAGTGTG GCAATTACTAGAAATTGGATCAGATCCTTGCAATAAAAATAAGAAGCTACAAACACCATATGCTGCGGCAAATGATAAGGAAACCAGAAATACTTTTAGAAGATTTATGGGCGCTTATCCTGACAAGTTCAATTATAGCAAA TCTCAAATACCTGGCCCACTTACTGATGAAATAGAACAAGAGGAATTAGAAAAAAAGAGAcaacaaagaaaaataaaacggGAGAAAGATAAATTGAAGAGAAAAGAATTTGAACTTAAAAAAcaagaagaagatacaaagcAAAGATATCTTAGTCTTAGTGACAGAGAAAAG AGAGCTTTAGCTGCAGAGCAACGTATTTTAAACCAAGGCTGCACCATGATTTCAAGATGCTTTCAATGCGGTGTGAATATGGCAGGTCAAGTGCCTTTTGAGTATAATTCCAATCGTTTCTGTTCTATGCCGTGCCTAAAGGAACATCGTCTTCACAACAAAGTTGTTATCTGA
- the LOC126921743 gene encoding uncharacterized protein LOC126921743, with translation MSQPTLNLSFSGINFVGMNRSSRLSYTSLKAASGDNSINEEERLSARSAPFGGGSSRGSLTMDQGTSRLSQPDVTRFILRQDVPGKRDRLSQSTLVIGDYHPGRGQQRLSQPCLSTGKDLNLPTMVFHSPSPPPTKHKRFSPAIHASQRDRLSQLDIGAKYRNFKESAVTKFNRDRFSIPELETQNDLRLIAGTPKQRFSLDSQLTRNQDVTRSRLLPIASSPISEHQQPKIDEQVGIPGGKLKSPAREGLGSVLVASTTPILPPSERQLLSAELNKITTAIASTPSATTQQKSQTTLRTSKLHRSVSPIPNRERMSVPEIRNSSLRRLLDPPTRQRHSITGNLRQSIISPIKPLDFGRKSPKHLFEEALERFRKDEKEENRKNEISNSETLIDIVDEPKHIQKHYSYTYETDDNSSILGKISMSAIPKKKYLESNFDENEQVITTVIETDVPMIIANPKYVKKSSYSSETPKWIKKYLESESPKVGRKTTSNKEKSNRRNSRRKSSLESVEGEKITDKVRSKSVSSGERSPMLKNTGIQSELKNMKNTYVRILPSNKIQENRYEVKVDNNWIDGNIHGLYGDECDDTDSDDSTSI, from the coding sequence ATGTCTCAACCTACGTTGAACTTGAGCTTCAGCGGTATCAATTTTGTCGGGATGAATCGTAGCTCTAGATTGTCTTACACAAGTCTTAAAGCAGCTTCCGGGGATAATAGTATTAATGAAGAAGAGAGATTATCAGCACGAAGCGCGCCGTTCGGCGGAGGAAGCTCGAGAGGAAGCTTAACGATGGATCAAGGTACCTCGAGATTGTCTCAACCAGATGTAACAAGGTTTATCTTACGTCAGGATGTACCAGGGAAACGAGATCGCCTTTCTCAATCCACTTTAGTTATCGGTGATTACCATCCTGGTCGTGGTCAACAGAGATTATCTCAACCTTGCCTAAGTACAGGGAAAGATCTCAATTTACCCACGATGGTTTTCCATTCTCCCTCTCCACCGCCTACCAAGCATAAAAGATTTTCTCCTGCCATACACGCTAGCCAGAGGGATCGTCTGTCGCAGTTGGACATTGGTGCTAAATATAGGAACTTCAAGGAGTCGGCTGTGACGAAATTTAATCGAGATAGATTCTCAATACCGGAACTCGAGACGCAAAACGATCTTAGGTTAATAGCAGGTACGCCGAAGCAAAGATTTAGTTTGGACAGTCAACTGACACGTAATCAGGATGTGACTCGGTCCAGACTATTACCGATAGCTAGTTCACCTATCAGTGAACACCAGCAACCTAAGATCGACGAACAAGTAGGAATTCCTGGAGGTAAACTCAAAAGTCCCGCTAGAGAAGGCCTTGGGAGTGTACTTGTGGCAAGCACAACTCCGATCCTACCACCAAGCGAAAGACAATTATTATCAGCCGaactaaataaaataacgaCTGCAATTGCTTCGACACCGTCAGCTACAACACAACAGAAGAGTCAGACGACGCTTAGGACAAGCAAACTTCACAGATCAGTCTCACCGATTCCTAATAGGGAAAGGATGTCGGTGCCCGAAATAAGGAATTCGAGTCTGCGTCGATTGCTTGATCCGCCAACAAGGCAAAGACACAGTATTACAGGCAATCTGAGGCAGAGTATAATTTCTCCGATCAAACCTCTCGACTTTGGCAGAAAGTCACCGAAACATTTATTCGAGGAGGCTCTGGAAAGATTTCGGAAGgatgagaaagaagaaaatcggAAGAACGAAATTTCGAATTCGGAAACTCTTATCGATATTGTTGATGAACCTAAACATATTCAGAAACATTACTCGTACACATACGAAACAGATGACAATTCCTCGATACTTGGAAAGATAAGCATGTCCGCGATACCgaagaagaaatatttagaaagtAATTTTGATGAAAACGAACAGGTAATCACTACGGTGATAGAAACAGACGTACCAATGATTATAGCCAATCCAAAGTACGTGAAGAAATCGTCTTACTCGAGCGAGACCCCGAAGTGGATTAAAAAGTATTTAGAAAGCGAAAGTCCAAAAGTAGGAAGAAAGACGACGAGCAACAAAGAAAAGTCTAACAGAAGAAATAGTCGAAGGAAAAGCTCTTTGGAATCGGTGGAAGGCGAGAAAATTACAGATAAAGTTCGTTCGAAGTCGGTGAGTAGCGGTGAAAGGAGTCCGATGCTGAAGAACACCGGCATACAGTCCGAATTGAAGAACATGAAGAACACGTACGTAAGAATTCTCCCATCGAATAAAATTCAAGAGAACAGGTATGAGGTAAAGGTAGATAACAACTGGATCGATGGAAATATTCACGGACTGTATGGCGATGAATGCGACGATACGGATTCCGATGATTCCACGTCCATTTAA